The region TCCTCCGAAGCTCCACCTGACCAATCGTTCTCCATTAGATTACCAACATATCCTAAAAATATTCATTGCTCGAAGGGCGATTCAGCCAGGTAGACAGCTTCATGCACATCTTTGCTTAATTGGTCTTGGAAACGACACAATTTTAGGTACTAAACTCGTTGATTTATACTGTTCGTGCAACCATTTGTCTAATGCCCACCTACTATTCGATAGAATTTCTAAACGAAATGCCTTTCTTTGGAACGTTTTGATTCGTGGGTATGCTTGGAACGGCCCTTACAATGCTGCGATTTCGCTGTATTATGAAATGATCAATAAGGGCGTTATTCCTGATAATTTTACATTCCCGTTTGTTCTCAAAGCATGTTCGAATCTTAGTGCGATCGATACTGGGCGGGATGTTCATGACCATGTGGTGAGAACGGGATGGGAAACGGATGTTTTTGTGGGTGCAGCTTTAATCGATATGTATGCAAAATGTGGAAACGTCAATAATGCACGTCAGGTGTTTGATAAAATACTCCAAAGAGATGTTGTCGTATGGAACTCCATGCTTGCTGCATACGCTCAAAACAGTCACCCTGAAGACTGCTTGGTTTTGTGCAGTGAAATGGCCTCAAACATGGTGAGACCAACTGTCGCGACTCTTGTCACCACCATCTCCGCTGCTGCTGACATGGCATCCCTCCCACAAGGCAGAGAGCTTCATGGGCATAGCTGGAGACAAGGGTTTTACTTTCAAGGCAAAGTAAAAACCGCACTTGTTGATATGTATGCCAAAAGTGGATACGTGAaggtagccagaattctcttcaATCAATTATCAGAAAAACGTATTGCTTCTTGGAACGCCATGATTACAGGGTACGCAATGCATGGACATGCAACCGAAGCGCTAAATTTGTTCGAAAAAATGACATGTGAAGCCAATCCCGATCACATAACTTTTGTCGGTGTTCTCTCTGCTTGTAACCATGGAGGTTTGCTACAAAAAGGGAGAGAATATTTCGAATCAATGATCCACAATTACAAAATAGAACCAACCGTTCAACACTATTCGTCTATCATCGATCTAATCGGCCATTATGGCCGATTAGACGAAGCGTATAACATGATCAAGAATATGACAATCATCCCAGACGCCGGTGTATGGGGGGCACTGTTAAATTCCTGTAAAATCCATGGAAATGTCGAGCTTGGTGAACTTGCATTAGAAAAGTTGACCGAGCTCGAACCAGATGAACCTGGAAACTATGTGATCATGTCGAATATTTACGCGCAAGCCGGGCGGTATTCGGGAGTGGAAAAGCTTCGGGAGCTAATGACAAAGCGGGAACTTAAAAAAGACGTCGCGTGTAGTTGGATTGAAGTCAACAATAAAGTGAACGCGTTTCTTTCGGGTGATACGAGTCATCCTATGTCCGATGAGATAGATGCGGAactaaaaagggttgaaaagttgaTGAGTGAAGCCGGATATGTTCCTAACACTACACCCGTGTTTCATGATGTGGATGATGATGAGAAGATAAGGATGGTGTGTAGGCATAGTGAGAGGCTAGCGATTGCTTTTGGGTTGATTAGTACTCCACCTCGGAGTAGACTTTTGATCACGAAAAATCTTCGGGTTTGTGAGGATTGTCATGTTGCAATTAAGTTTATATCCAAGATTACTGAGAGGGAGATTGTGTGTAGAGATTTAAATCGGTACCATCATTTCAAAGATGGTATGTGTTCTTGTGGAGATTATTGGTGAGTGGGTTGTGGACTCGTGGACGGATGATTTTTACAATTTTAATGATTATTTTGAAATTAAGtggaaaatttttgttttgtgaaaatcacaTGTGCAAGAGAATTGTTATGTTTCATTTGACATATAATTTGATAAAAGTGTGTTTTTGTTGATGTTTGATTCATATGCAACTTAATAAAATTGTTCGGTTGTTTCTTGGTGCTTTAAATTCCATCATGATAATTAGTGTTAGATTTTGTAGGATAGACTTGCATTGCCATTTAGTTAAGCTTTTAACCTCTCTATCAACTACCAAAACCATTCCAATTTTTTGATTTCTTCAAATGGTATTGGAATCGTAACCTTCATCTCATCGGAACCGTAGTTGACGACATCAGATTTCTCCCCGTTCCAGTCAGTCACCTGACCTACCACATGTAACACCACATTTACGGAGGATGCTCTCATCCCCAAATTCTAGATGGGACGAACTAATGCTCACTCGAGGAATGGTGGATGACATCTAGATCCACCAAATATAGTCGGCTGAAGTCATTTTGAGTTGTGGTGTGGCCATAGTATTGTTTTAGGGTAGGTCAAATAATTTACAAAATATGAACGAGTAGAAAAACACTCCAAATGATAACAAAATGTAACAATGTGTGCATTCTAAAGTAAATTGTTTATTTAAGTTGCACACGACGCTCTTTTACATCATTAAAATCATCTAAAATGGAATCTAAACTGAAAAACTTAGCAATATCTTTCTCGATGTAAAGAACCAAACTATCAACAATAAAATCATCATCATTTTATTACGTAGTCTATTCTTTACAATTTTCATAGCAGAAAATGCACGCTCAGTAGTTGTAGTAGACACTGGAAGTGTCAACACAAGCCGAATCAATCTATTAACAAGAGAGTAGTGACTTGTTTTTCATGTTTCTGCCAAACCTTGACAAACTTCAGCAATAGATGACAACTTTCCCAAATCTGGATGACCCTTTACATAAGCTTCAAAGTGCTTCAACTGAAATTTTAAAACAACTATTTCTTGGTCAATGAAATCaagataataatatttttttgcaAGTTTGCAAATAGAATCAGATAACGATATGCTTTATTTTTAATTTGAGAATACTCAGGCCAAGGAAATTCGGAATATCATCTAGACTGAAATTGTCGTGGATGATTTTTTGACCAAGATGCAGGATATTTAGGTAACACCGATTGATGTGGCCCAGATCTTAAGTATGCCCGTCTGATTTCATCATACATATTGGTTGCATATTTTCATATAGGTAGACGTATTCCAGGATCATGTTCAATAGAACAAAAGCTAGGATTCTCAACTGTCAAAGATGGTGGATGGTTACCATCTTCCGGAGGTGGTTCAGGGTTCTCAACAGGTAATGATGATGATAGGTTCTTATCCTTTGAAGATATTTGATTATCTAATTATATTGTGGTTTTCTCTTCGCCTCTTGGTAAAACATTACGTGTAAAAAATGAATCTAACCTTTTTGCTTTGGTCTCATTACTCAACAAAATTCACTAagcacaaaaaaaaaatcaattacaaAATAGTCTTATATTTTTCTACAATTGCAAACTtataataatacaaataattaattcaTAGAAATAAATAATAACCTAATTTATTAGAAACctataacaaaaatataaaatctatgattaaaataaaaacaataatgaAGTAATTGAACAATTAGGATTTAGAAAAACAGAAATTTTAATTTACTAACCTGATAGGCTGATAATGGCAATTGATGAATAAAAATTAGCAAATTGAATAAGAAACAGTGAAGAACATTTACTTGCGAACTGTTGAAAAAGTGGAATCATATATTCTTGAGACTTGACATATATGACAAAATGGAAGTAACACGACAGTAACACACATATTcaatttcttgtttgatttggggtGGGCCATAGACAAAAGAAGCCCAACGTCTTCTTTATATATATACCGCCATTGATTTTGAGCACTACTCCCAACCAATAGGACCATGTAAGATTGACATTTTTGACATGTCATTGTATACCATGGCCTGTAAATACAACACTCTAAAAAGGTCGAAACTTATCACTCAAAAAAATTGTCTTCCTAATTCTCAATATCGTATCCCCATGTTACCGACTTATTCATCAAAGTGTATCGTCGGTTCTCGCCCCAAGATATGACTAACTGATTCCTTATTGGGTGATACCACGATAACAAGATTGAAATTCCCCCTAGATACTCATGTATGTAACAAATGTTtctaaaaaagacaaaaaaaaaaaaaaaagcaaaaaaaaaaatgtgtACATTATACTAGGTCATAGGGTGTTACAAGTTGACCATAGTAGTGGACCTCGCCTAATCTAAATAGTTACCTGAACCTGTCACTAACATGGCTTTCCTATCTTGCCTTTTATGAACCAGTAATTCCAAAAACCACGACATGCGAGTCTAATGGTTAGCTTTAACAAATCTTTTTATGACCATCATTCACACCGATTATGCTCAACCCACCGAGTAGAAATGTCACAACATACATTATATCACAAGTATACCTTGTACCTAGTAATTTGGACCAATCTAAAAGACAAACCTTATTTTTTGTGCCAAAAATATAAACACTAGTCACAAACAAGGTCTTAAGAGGCAACTCACACTCTTTGCTATGATATTCTTCTTTCCCACCTATGCATATACTAACTTGAGCATCCAAGTGTAACCCAGAGCTCACCCTAGAATAGGATCGACCTTTTAGGTTTTTATAGTGATCCTAGGTATGAAAAAAAGGAGATTATCAATATGCATACCCATGTCTTCACCCATTTAGAGGTAATGTTTCATCACCCGATATGACATGATGAGGAATGTTCGTTATGGGGTCGTTGGTTGACTAGGGTTAGCCATAGCTGATTCCAAAATGATGTAAGTAGTGTGATTGATTAATATGGTGCATCGTTACAGGTATACTAATCCTTGGAATGATTaatatgtagcacctggttcctggtacgtactccttgtgattaatattttaatttagtgcatttttgccttggactcggcgagttaaaggaccaactcgccgagtaggagcgagaTAAGGCACAGGGTTtgaactttggactcggcgagtcggtccctggactcgacgagtagaccctgtttggacaaaaaccctaatctgggcatttgcaccctatttaaacgctctaacttggcctcctttgtccctaacacttccagagagctgtagaaagaaaccctagcccccatattgttctttagagtgattttggctttgtgaagaaggtttggagcttagaggaaggaagaggaggtttaagtgtgcaaggaggggaggtagatccggaatctacactatgagaagcttccattcaggtagaaaagttcttaccttgatcactagttcattagatcccctttttgtcccaaattagtggttttcaagccctaaaacctcaaactccatgtattTATGCTCTAAGTTATGAAAGGGCTTCAGATTgggaccttatggacatcttagaagtataaagtctctatggttggagttattgaggtccctattgagtgtatgacctcttaaagagcttggatttgccttcttgagcttataaggccatgcatgcacgtaaagtttgcaactttacgtgataagcatgccctaggagcatagatctatggtttagaagcgttgcatgtctcagatttggtctgtatgggaagtggatcgaagggactcggcgagtcccaaagtggaactcagcgagttctatgaagacggcattagactcggcgagttggatgaacaactcgccgagtcctatgaagattgcctggaactcgacaagttgttcttcaaactcgacgagtcatatgaactttcactgagtaagaggggtttaagtgtttaaggtccaacccttcgtacctgcacgcggaattagcaatttaacgtgtagcaatagtcccagaacccCAAATCCTCTTAAGGGGTGCTctagtga is a window of Lactuca sativa cultivar Salinas chromosome 1, Lsat_Salinas_v11, whole genome shotgun sequence DNA encoding:
- the LOC111909161 gene encoding pentatricopeptide repeat-containing protein At4g21065, with amino-acid sequence MLIRVQATAKLKRWTLSHDKLLFSSLTTIVDSDSSSGSRQQCRSSYHSQTTHHRHLPPKLHLTNRSPLDYQHILKIFIARRAIQPGRQLHAHLCLIGLGNDTILGTKLVDLYCSCNHLSNAHLLFDRISKRNAFLWNVLIRGYAWNGPYNAAISLYYEMINKGVIPDNFTFPFVLKACSNLSAIDTGRDVHDHVVRTGWETDVFVGAALIDMYAKCGNVNNARQVFDKILQRDVVVWNSMLAAYAQNSHPEDCLVLCSEMASNMVRPTVATLVTTISAAADMASLPQGRELHGHSWRQGFYFQGKVKTALVDMYAKSGYVKVARILFNQLSEKRIASWNAMITGYAMHGHATEALNLFEKMTCEANPDHITFVGVLSACNHGGLLQKGREYFESMIHNYKIEPTVQHYSSIIDLIGHYGRLDEAYNMIKNMTIIPDAGVWGALLNSCKIHGNVELGELALEKLTELEPDEPGNYVIMSNIYAQAGRYSGVEKLRELMTKRELKKDVACSWIEVNNKVNAFLSGDTSHPMSDEIDAELKRVEKLMSEAGYVPNTTPVFHDVDDDEKIRMVCRHSERLAIAFGLISTPPRSRLLITKNLRVCEDCHVAIKFISKITEREIVCRDLNRYHHFKDGMCSCGDYW